The following coding sequences are from one Gossypium hirsutum isolate 1008001.06 chromosome A12, Gossypium_hirsutum_v2.1, whole genome shotgun sequence window:
- the LOC107932271 gene encoding phosphoprotein ECPP44 gives MEGHQGEGDHNKAATETTDRGMFDFMKKKDEKQDNEKKEEKPTLMGKLHRSNSSSSSSSDEEEIGEDGEKKKKKKKKGLKEKIKEKIGGDKEATEHKEASIPPENAEEKKGILDKIKEKLPGQHKKAEDDGGYDGHPTEGEPKEKGFLEKIKEKIPGCHGNKPEEDHKATKN, from the exons ATGGAAGGTCATCAAGGTGAGGGAGATCACAACAAGGCAGCGACGGAGACAACGGATCGTGGTATGTTCGatttcatgaaaaagaaagatgagaagCAAGACAATGAGAAGAAGGAAGAGAAGCCAACTCTCATGGGAAAACTCCATCGTTCAAATAGCAGCTCCAGCTCA TCTAGTGATGAAGAAGAGATAGGAGAAGATGgtgagaaaaagaagaagaagaagaagaaaggattgaaggaaaaaatcaaagaaaagattggtggtgacaaAGAAGCAACAGAGCATAAAGAGGCATCGATCCCACCCGAGAATGCAGAGGAAAAGAAAGGGATTCTagataagataaaagaaaaacTCCCTGGTCAGCATAAGAAAGCCGAAGACGATGGTGGCTATGATGGGCATCCTACCGAAGGTGAGCCAAAGGAGAAAGGATTCTTGGAGAAGATCAAGGAAAAGATTCCAGGGTGCCATGGAAACAAGCCTGAAGAAGATCATAAGGCTACCAAAAATTGA